In Mytilus edulis chromosome 3, xbMytEdul2.2, whole genome shotgun sequence, the genomic window ATgtaatgattgccactttatttgaacttaaaataaaagaggtgtgcctacttgaaatggaggaatttaacatagaaagcaatgggaccatgaattagtggtgtacttccttaaaAGTCAGAAAACTGAAACTTGTGCAATGCCAGACAAAATTGTCCCCTTATCGAAAAAAGAATGAAATTTGGGAGAAGAAAATACTTATAATTACTGAATCTGAAATCACGTTTGGCCATCGAGGTTTTATTCCCCTCCAACTTTATAAAAGTTGTAATTGAAACATTTAAATCAAAAACTTCGTGTGTTTataaaaaagtattaacaaaaatcagattttcagaataacaaattttcttgaGAGGTTGTCATTTGTTCAATGTAAACGATCTAAATTTTGTattcgaaagaaaaaaaacccagctcTATAATAATTCAGCTGTCAGCGTACGTATGTGACCTTAAAGTCCCAAATATGTGTTTTTGATTATTTTGCATGActaaaaacaaattgacaaaaaaCTACCTCTAATCGTATCATTCCTTTAATTCAACACACAAGTAAATATTGGTGGGTTTATAATTGGCACACGAGCTATATTTATTTTGATGTATCTCTATAAAAAATAAACgttaaaatcaaatgaattataaaatgtaattatttaaatgtCGGACACATCAGATCATTATACAAACAAAAGTAAATTATGCAGACCATGCAGTTCTTTTTTGATCCAAGAACACATTTTGCAGTATGAAAAACGATTTCTAAATGAGTATTTGAGATTTGATCTATGATTTTTAAACTGTCTATTGTAAACATAAACGAGAATATATTATTATTGCTATAGCCTAAATTTCCATTATgtaaattagttttgggttttcaaccgATCTATAAAAATTATAGATCCGCGGACATTATCTAGTGCAAAATAACTTTCCTTATCGcctgttttaaattaattttttcaatagatactcctagaaatattttttttaaaacacaaattaataatatgaaaatgtattgtcgttagatatatataaaatctcaATAACGTTATGCCACAATTCCGGCAAGGATCGGTTACTCTGCTAttgtttttgcgggaaaatatgaatggcttCTCATGTTCAGTCTTTTAGAAAAATCGATTTTTAACAGAAGAGTCTCCACCATGCACTTACACCACACTATaattattagaatagtagaacAGACTGATAtaaaaatggatgaaaattatatatacatgtcacTGTTatattagtatgaaattcaaaacagtgtagctgtggccattgattgacacattaaaatcattcattgactgggacaatttaggtgaacgtttgtatgtaacgaccaatgctcactatgtactttttaaagacacttaaactatggggtcaccaaaggttctcaacacctaaataaagtaattcgaaaaattaatcagaaataacacgatattttgatttatatcaattatataaatcaaaacacaaaggttattcctgattaatttttcgaattattttataattaaaggcgttaagaaacctttgttgaccccacagtttaaatgtctatcgtaggtacgtcatgaacagtggttgttacagacaaacgttcacgtaaattgtcccagtcaatggatgattttgatgggtcaatcaatggccacagctacactgttttgaatttcatactaatatAATATACAACACAAACCAGTGTATACTCTGGGACTATTactatattagtataatagtccaactgaaggtatactgatttgtatcactacaatgtAATAGTTACATTTGTATTACGGTGCGGTTGAATTTACTGTCATtaattcatcatccacgcacgaacttgtctcagaaataaaatataattttatctcTGTACATTtacctcagtttcaggtatatgaatgtgatctttttctgtgacatgtgctttttaccatccacaagaacttgcggtcatccgatgtacagtacttcagtactttgattactATTGACAGAAAAAAGCTAATTTTGTATACGTTCCTCTTAATGGAACAAAGAGCAATAACTCGACAATAATCCTCACCGCTATACATTTAGGAAAGAAATTCATTAACAACTGACGCATTTGAAGAAATAATTCAGTGATAATGCCTTTGAATTAGATCTCGAGGCTCTTCcgagaaatatgttttttttttgttttcatttttattcaatttatacTAAACTATGCGGATTTAAATAATTGTATCAAGCATTATTGCATAGTTATAGATTTGTCAAAgtcataatttatttaaactTCATGTATACTTTTTTATAGAATATAACTTCGTTGGTTTAAAAATGGTCACGTATGAATGGATCCGATCCTAGTTCAGTAGAAAAGGTCATTGATTAAAAATAGACCAGAGTAAATTCCGCTTTAAAACGAAAATTCGGACCTTATTGTGATACATGTAGAAATGCCAATCATGAGGGTAAGATTTTAATATATGTAACAAGAGGCAGTCATAGACATTTGTGTCAatcgttttatttttatattgatgattAATTTATACTAAACTATCATGTTTGGTATCTGGTTTCAGTTTCTGTCAGTATTgattttaagtttatgtttattgGTTATGGAACAAAGTGACGACGCGGAAGCAAGTCTCATAAACAATGTACTACACACATGCAGCATACCAATAAAACAGTCCAAATTCAAACAAGGAAAACATAAATTATCCATCAAATATAAATTATTGTCTATTCTTTAATAACACTCTCATTTTTCTAAAAACACCTTTCACCCCCTTcctattctatatatttttttcttatgaattttatatttgttattgtaatCATTAACTgtattttgttacatatttattcGTTTGCTATTCAGCAGGTATTTATAGCTTGTAATTTTATTTTCGAAtttagggagacggatttatataagaGCACTGCTCTTGTTTCCTAATCCTAATTATTGAATCTTTTGTATATTTCGTATTTACGTCTTTACCATTGAAGCTATATTTATAACGATTTcgttaataaaatatgtatacacTAGACAACATACAATAATAACTACTTCTGGGGTTTTCAAGGCCAATAGGTCCTGCGCTCGGACCCGCGTCTCTGTTACTTTCATGATCAGTGAGAAGAAGCAATACCACTTcttattttgaacttttttttatctatcaaaTAATTTCTAAAATGATCCACGAATATTATGAACCCTGATATATTAATACTGCCAAAGGTTGACCTATAAGTAGTACAGTACGTTTTCTAAGTGTCGCTCAACATTTTTATATTACTGGCAAATGCAATAATACATCTATACCGTCTTAAGTTTGTGAAAAAATGCTCCAATTGCATTTCCATTGGTAATTCAGTATCATAATATAATCTAGCCAATTTCAGTACCTGATTTCATAACAGATCAGATATTTATCATGAAGATTATCATTCTTTTACAAAaacacattattttgttttaaacgtCAGCCATATTTGAAAAGTCCCTTGTTCGTTTAAAAAATTGTCACGTTTGAATGATCCTATTATAGGTCAGTAGTAagtaaaagtttatttatagacaAGAAGAATTTCCACTTTAAAATCGAAAATTCAAACCTTTTAATATATGTAAGAAATGGCTACATTGAGGGTAAGACTGTAGTATGATATAAAAgggggaaggattgtgcctgatattcatatgatgaaatcataatctttcaatcagtttaattgaagtctggagctggcatgtcagttaactgctagtagtctgttgttatttatgtattattgtcattttgtttattttctttggttacatcttctgaaatcagactcggacttctcttgaatggaattttaaatgtgcgtattgttatgcatttacttttctaaattggctagaggtatagggagagggttgagatctcgtaaacatgtttaaccccgccgcatttttgcgcctgtcccaagtcaggagcctctggactttgttagtcttgtatttttttaattttagtttcttgtgtacaattcggaaattagtatagcgttcattatcactgactagtatatatttgtttaggggccagctgaaggacgcctccgggtgcaggaatgtctcgctacattgaggaCCTGTAAGTGACcttcttctgttgttttttctatggtcgggttgttgtctctttgacacattccccatttccattctcaattttagtcaTACCAATTGGTTTCAACCTGCTATTTAAGTTGATAAGTGAACTATATTTTTAGGTTTTCTATCATGCCTCGTTTACACGTATATTTAATTccaattgaattcgaatcgaatgcgaattgaattcgctaatcgcgttcacacactctacCAATTCGCATTAGATTtacgtttttgttaatacgaatttaaagttaacgtcgttaggacagtaaagcgaatttgacgcgcattgcaaatcgaattagaattgactttgtttttcttacaattttttaaatgaaaagcaTGGATGAACAGAATAAAtactattataattttattatctcctttattttacttattatagggagataactcagtAGACTGAACCAGAAAAACTAACGTTTTTATAAGAACACAAACCGGAAGGaatctttaattgatttacaAAACTCTATCGACTATCATTAAATGAATAATTAGTAAAACAAAATCATCAGGAACattacaattttatttgtagaataTAAACTGGGAAAACATCATTGCCTTAAGTATACGAGTGCTGTTCCTTGGTTTCTTGGATATAATTTTCAGATTTAGCTACCAATACCTTGGATGGGTATCATATATTGTACGATGTTTGGGTAAGTGTTACAATTTAAAGAAGACCACctatatcaacattttttttctcaagttaatgaaaataataatgtttCTGAATTTATTGCAATATCTTAAATTAAGCATATAAGTTTCTGACACTTTCTCGACTCATCTTCAAACAAAAACAACtcttttccatttaaaaaaaaaaatcccggaaAAAATATTgagttttaaagttttgaaacagAAATGTCTTTGAAAAACGGAAAGCAATgaattatttcacatgttttaaaGTTTGTTAGAGACAAATTTATATAATGTCATTGGTTattgatttagttttttttctctcaattctAAATTCTAcgtttgttttgattttctgCGATGTCCATCTGTTTTAAACGTTCTCATATAATTCAATGGATTATCAGGCGAATCTGACCTTTGAAGACATTAAGGCAATGGGGGTTTGGGtgtatttaaatatattaattgGACTGCTATAGTAatattaatgtgttttttttttttttttttttttttttaactcgatGCGATTATTGAGAACTATTGCTAATAATTTgctattattttataaattttcaggACTCTTATCACTTTTGGTTATGTATGTCTTACCATTCAGCATTTTGCTGACCGCCTTCAGGATTATGCTGGGAACTTCAAACATAATTATAGCATGGCTTGTAACATCGTTGTTTATAAAGTGTGGGGAAACGCCAGAATATCCTATGcatattttaatcattttaaaacttgtGCAAATTAGTTTAATCATGTATTATTATTGGTTTAACGAGGTGAACACACTCTATCGGTTCGCAGTGTATTTTTACCTCTTTTTCATCGGAGGAACAGTGTTACAAATTTCACCTGATTGGATTTTCAACGCCTTAATTATAGTCACAGTTTTGTGTCTTGTTTTGTTATGTCTCCATGTGTTTGAGAACGGAATCTTGACTCCTGAACAGGAAAGGCAAATAGATCTTTACTTCCAACGTTTGGAAGGATTTGAATTTGATggcaatataaatatatttcaggGAAAGGAGTTTTCTATTTATTCTATAGGTTTGTGTACTGTATGCCTAATTAACAACTGGCTCTTGGTTGACATTGATCAAGATATTAACAAAACTAAATTGGTGATTTATACCACACTCGGCATGTATTGCTGTTCTGTAATCTCTGTTTTAGCATTTTCtacaattttaattgaaatttgtaAACTTATGTTGAAGTTCTGCTATTTCATTGTAAAAGGGATGTATGAATACAGACAGGAAGAGCTCGGCTTACTTATAATGTTCATCGTAAACGTATATCTTTGTACAACAGACATGCTCTTCTTTGACATGAAGCCGTTTGATCGTGGTATCTTTTTGTCCAGAAGAATTGTCTTTCTTGCAGTTTGTTCGGTAGAACTTTGTTCAATTATTGTAGAACTAGCGAGTGCGGACGTGGTAGCAAGGCAACCATCAGGATTCAACACCCTGAGAGTTATCGGCGTACATATCGTATTTTGTATTGGATATGTGGCAATATTATACGGACTTTTAGTCCAGTATTCCATGAACGATTTGGGGATTTTTCTTACAACAGCTTATTCCGTTTGTGGTTTGATAAGAGCATTTGCCTcgctttttatattttgtctctATAAAATTGATGAAATTCGCCAGGAATTCTGGGAAAACTTTGATGATGTGATATTTTACACACGCATGACTTTGTCAACGATTCTTATAGTAATTTTAATGCCTACAGCTTGTGTCGGTGTTTGGACAATATTTTATGGATTCTACACATGGTTTGATTTATATCGACTACTAGCAATGTGCTTTGTCCATATATTCTCCGGTATTAACGTTTTATTAAATACTATGCGACAGAGGAAAATGGTATTTGCGTATACTACTATATTAGAAGATGCATCAAATTATCAGCTAAACAGGAATAACTGCAGTATCTGTTTGCATGAAATGAT contains:
- the LOC139517295 gene encoding protein TRC8 homolog isoform X1, with amino-acid sequence MPIMRNINWENIIALSIRVLFLGFLDIIFRFSYQYLGWVSYIVRCLGLLSLLVMYVLPFSILLTAFRIMLGTSNIIIAWLVTSLFIKCGETPEYPMHILIILKLVQISLIMYYYWFNEVNTLYRFAVYFYLFFIGGTVLQISPDWIFNALIIVTVLCLVLLCLHVFENGILTPEQERQIDLYFQRLEGFEFDGNINIFQGKEFSIYSIGLCTVCLINNWLLVDIDQDINKTKLVIYTTLGMYCCSVISVLAFSTILIEICKLMLKFCYFIVKGMYEYRQEELGLLIMFIVNVYLCTTDMLFFDMKPFDRGIFLSRRIVFLAVCSVELCSIIVELASADVVARQPSGFNTLRVIGVHIVFCIGYVAILYGLLVQYSMNDLGIFLTTAYSVCGLIRAFASLFIFCLYKIDEIRQEFWENFDDVIFYTRMTLSTILIVILMPTACVGVWTIFYGFYTWFDLYRLLAMCFVHIFSGINVLLNTMRQRKMVFAYTTILEDASNYQLNRNNCSICLHEMMKGKVTRCGHVFHETCIRKWLNTRLVCPMCNTSIVIHVQ
- the LOC139517295 gene encoding protein TRC8 homolog isoform X2, whose translation is MATLRNINWENIIALSIRVLFLGFLDIIFRFSYQYLGWVSYIVRCLGLLSLLVMYVLPFSILLTAFRIMLGTSNIIIAWLVTSLFIKCGETPEYPMHILIILKLVQISLIMYYYWFNEVNTLYRFAVYFYLFFIGGTVLQISPDWIFNALIIVTVLCLVLLCLHVFENGILTPEQERQIDLYFQRLEGFEFDGNINIFQGKEFSIYSIGLCTVCLINNWLLVDIDQDINKTKLVIYTTLGMYCCSVISVLAFSTILIEICKLMLKFCYFIVKGMYEYRQEELGLLIMFIVNVYLCTTDMLFFDMKPFDRGIFLSRRIVFLAVCSVELCSIIVELASADVVARQPSGFNTLRVIGVHIVFCIGYVAILYGLLVQYSMNDLGIFLTTAYSVCGLIRAFASLFIFCLYKIDEIRQEFWENFDDVIFYTRMTLSTILIVILMPTACVGVWTIFYGFYTWFDLYRLLAMCFVHIFSGINVLLNTMRQRKMVFAYTTILEDASNYQLNRNNCSICLHEMMKGKVTRCGHVFHETCIRKWLNTRLVCPMCNTSIVIHVQ